Proteins encoded within one genomic window of Macaca thibetana thibetana isolate TM-01 chromosome 3, ASM2454274v1, whole genome shotgun sequence:
- the FSCN3 gene encoding fascin-3, with product MDEMEWIHRHPKAEDLRVGLISWAGTYLTFEACKNTVTATAKSLGRRQTWEILVSNEHETQAVVRLKSVQGLYLLCECDGTMCYGRPRTSHHGCFLLRFHRNSKWTLQCLISGRYLESNGKDVFCTSRVLSAYHMWTPRPALHVHVILYSPIHRCYARADPTMGRIWVDAAVPCLEECGFLLHFRDGCYHLETSTHHFLSHVDRLFSQPSSQTAFHMQVRPGGLVALCDGEGGMLYPQGTHLLLGLGCNPVRGEEWFILQHCPTWVRLRSKTRRFISVIYDDEVRAASERLTPMSLFQFECDSESPTVQLRSANGYYLAQRRHRAVMADGHPLESDTFFRMHWNCGRIILQSCRGRFLGIAPNGLLMANATLPGPNEEFGILFANRPFLVLRGRYGYVGSSSGHDLIQCNQDQPDRIHLLPCRQGIYHFQAQGGSFWSITSFGTFRPWGKFALNFCIELQGSNLLTVLAPNGFYMRADQSGTLLADSEDITKECIWEF from the exons ATGGATGAGATGGAGTGGATACACAGACATCCCAAGGCTGAGGACCTAAGGGTTGGGCTCATCAGCTGGGCAGGAACTTACCTCACCTTTGAGGCATGCAAGAATACAGTCACTGCAACTGCGAAGAGTTTGGGCAGGAGACAG ACCTGGGAGATCCTGGTGAGCAATGAGCATGAGACACAGGCCGTGGTACGACTAAAGAGTGTGCAGGGCCTCTACCTGCTGTGTGAGTGTGATGGCACTATGTGTTATGGCCGCCCAAGGACCAGCCACCATGGGTGCTTTCTATTGCGTTTCCACCGGAACAGCAAGTGGACCCTCCAGTGCCTAATTTCTGGTCGTTATCTGGAGTCCAATGGCAAGGACGTGTTTTGCACTTCCCGGGTCCTCTCAGCTTACCACATGTGGACCCCCCGACCAGCCCTCCATGTCCACGTGATCCTCTACAGCCCCATCCACCGCTGCTATGCCCGGGCTGACCCCACTATGGGCCGCATCTGGGTGGATGCAGCAGTTCCCTGCCTGGAGGAGTGTGGCTTCCTGTTGCATTTTCGAGATGGATGCTACCACCTGGAGACCTCTACACACCACTTTTTGTCCCATGTAGACCGGCTGTTCTCCCAACCCTCATCACAGACAGCTTTTCACATGCAAGTGCGGCCTGGAGGGCTTGTGGCACTGTGTGATGGAGAAGGAGGCATGTTATATCCACAGGGCACGCATCTGCTCTTGGGCCTGGGTTGCAACCCCGTGAGGGGTGAGGAGTGGTTCATCCTACAGCACTGCCCAACCTGGGTGAGACTCAGGTCAAAGACTCGGCGGTTCATTTCAGTCATCTACG ATGATGAGGTGCGTGCTGCTTCTGAGCGCTTAACCCCAATGTCCTTGTTCCAGTTTGAATGTGACAGTGAGAGCCCCACTGTGCAGCTTCGTTCAGCCAATGGCTACTACCTAGCCCAG AGGCGCCACAGGGCAGTGATGGCTGATGGGCACCCCCTGGAGTCTGACACGTTCTTCCGAATGCACTGGAACTGTGGCAGGATCATCCTGCAGTCCTGCAGGGGGCGCTTCCTGGGCATTGCACCCAATGGCCTGCTGATGGCCAATGCTACCCTTCCAG GCCCAAATGAGGAATTTGGGATTTTATTTGCCAATCGCCCCTTCCTTGTATTGCGAGGTCGTTATGGCTATGTGGGCTCCTCATCAGGCCATGACCTCATACAGTGCAACCAGGATCAGCCCGACCGCATTCACCTACTACCCTGCCGACAGGGTATCTACCACTTCCAGG CACAGGGGGGATCCTTCTGGTCAATAACATCCTTTGGTACCTTTCGCCCTTGGGGCAAGTTTGCACTCAACTTCTGTATCGAGCTTCAGGGGAGCAACTTACTCACCGTACTGGCCCCCAATGGCTTCTACATGCGAGCCGACCAAAGCGGCACCCTGTTGGCAGACAGCGAAGACATTACCAAAGAGTGTATCTGGGAATTTTAG